From the Xylella fastidiosa genome, the window GTATACAGGGATACCGTTAGGCACGTATCACGCGCTGAACCAATACGATCACACCAGATAATCTACGCCAAGTGCAGGCAATACGCTCAAGTGAAAGGACGCTTTGCTGCGCTCATCAGTGAGTCATGTGAAACGCTATATTTTAGGAGCTTTTGTGATTAATCACTGCCTGGACATCTCACACTCCTATGACACAAAGCTCCCTGTTTGCTTCGTTACGCGTGCTGATCGGATTTTGTTTGGCTGCTTTGATATGTCCAGTTGCGATTGCCCAAAACGTTGCCGTGATGAAGCCATCACCCCAGCAGATAGCGTGGCAGGATCTTGAATTTGGTGTCATCGTCCATTTCAATCCTAATACTTGGCTTGATCAGGAGTGGGGCGATGGTAGTGCGAGTCCCAAGGTGTTCAATCCGATGCACGTTGATCCTGGTCAGTGGGCGCGGGCAGCGAAGGCGGCTGGAGCCAAGTATCTGATCTTGGTCGCTAAGCACCACGATGGTTTTGCGCTATGGCCAACGGCGCAGAGCGAGTATTCGGTGAAAAATAGCCCGTGGATGGGAGGCAAAGGCGATGTGGTGAAGTTGACCGCTGCAGCGGTGCGTCAGCAAGGGATGGGGTTCGGAATCTACCTTTCGCCGTGGGATCGTCATGAGCCGAAGTATGCCAATGTTGATGCCTACAATCAGTTTTACGCGGCGCAACTTGTTGAACTGGCATCGCACTATGGCCCACTTACCGAATGGTGGTTGGACGGTGCCGGCAGCGCAGGCCATGAATACGATTTTGATAAATATCTGGAACAGTTGCGTACCTACCAGCCTAATACGATGGTTTTTGCCGACACGGCATTATTCAAATATGGTGACATCCGCTGGGTTGGTAATGAGGCCGGTGTTATCGAAGGGGAGAACTGGAATGTCATTGATCGCCACGGTGATTTGCGTTGGCGCCCAGTAGAAGTCGATACCCCATTGCACAGGTTGGAGTGGTTTTGGCATCCAAACAACGAGCGCACTCTAAAAAGCGTAGATGAGTTGCTTGCGATCTGGGAGAAGAGTGTGGGCCGCGGTGGTCAATTGGTCTTGGGGATTGCGCCAGACACGCGAGGACTGCTGCCAGAAGCAGATGTCAAACGATTACAGGCAATGGGGGTAGCGATTCAGGCGTGTTACGGTGCTGGAAAGAATTTGGTCCCTGTGCATCTGAAAAATCACCAAGCCATCGTTGCAGCGGTGGATGGTGATGTAGATACGTTTTGGAGTGCGCCGCACGGTTCTCACAGCGCAATGCTTGAACTGCATTTCAAGCAACCCATCACATTTGACACTTCGCTCACCATGGAGTGGCTCAATGATGGTCAGTTGGTACAGAAGTATGCGATTGAAGTGTGGCAGAAAGGCAAGTGGGTACGCGTTGCTCAAGCGCAAGCAATCGGCAAGATGAAGATTGATCATTTTGGGTCACTGACTGCTTCCCGCGTCCGTCTAAATATTCTTTCCAGTGCAGATGCGGCGCATATCCGGGAGTTTCAGTTGTTCAATATCGGTAATAGTAGAGCGGCACATTAAGTTGTAGGGAGCAACACAATTGCCTATGGGGTTGCTGTGAGAGAAGGAGTGTGCTATCCCTTCAGTCTGCAAAATCATCCCATTTCGCGGTTTTATCGTAAGACCGGCGTCTTTGTCCTGTAGAAAAGGATGTGGAATCCAGAGAGGGTAGGCCGTTACAATTCCACACTTACCTCGCCATCCTGGCGACTGGGCAATATCAGGAAATTAATACTATGGTCAAGATTCGTCTGACTCGTGGTGGTGCCAAGAAGCGCCCCTTTTACCAGATCATCGTTACTGATTCGCGTAACAAACGCGACGGTCGTAACATTGAGCGCGTTGGCCACTATAACCCAGTGGCACAGGGCGCTGAATCGCGCGTGGTATTGAATATGGCTCGTGTCGAGCATTGGGTCAGAAACGGTGCCCAACTGACGGACAAGGTGCGTAGCTTGCTTAAGGAAGTCAGCAAAACCCAGGCGACTGCGGCCTAATGAATGGGATTGGGTCTCCTGATCCAACCTGGATACCGCACTGATGAAAGATAATGAGCGCCGTATCCTGCTAGGAAGGGTTGTAGGTGGTTTCGGGTTGCGTGGTGAAATCAAGATAGAGTCTTGGACTGAGCCACGGGATGCGATCTTCCGTTACCAGCCGTGGTTATTACGTTCTCCTACGGGTACCGAGTCCATGTTGAATGGTGCCCGTGGCTACGAGACTGGCAAGCGTTTGATTGCAACCTTTCCTGGCATCAATGATCGTAATGGAGTCGAAGCGATCTGTGGTACGGAAATCTATGTGCCACGCAGCGCCTTGCCTCCACCTCACCCCGACGAGTATTACTGGGTCGATTTGGAAGGGCTGCAAGTACACACCCTTGAAGGTGTGGTTCTCGGTAGCGTTTCCCATCTGTTTTCCAACGGCGCCAATGATGTGATAGTCATCCATGGCGAGCGCGAGCGCTTGATCCCGTTTGTACAGCCTGATTACGTGAAGTCGGTTGATTTTGAGGCTGAGCGTATTGTTGTCGATTGGGATCCTGAGTTCTGATCGTGGATGCGTGATGGCGTCCATGATCAGGCCAGTTCTGTCCCGTCTTGCCGGATACTGTTTCACCACAGCATCCCTCATCCAATCCGGTTTCAGATATCCCGCTTGCATGCGTATTGACGTTATCAGCTTGTTCCCCGAGTTCATTAAACAGTCTGTCGGGTTTGGCGTGATCGGTAGAGCACAGGAACGTGGTTTGCTTGATTTACACAACTGGAATCCACGCGACTATGCTCAAGGAAATTACCGGCGTGTCGATGATCGTCCGTTCGGTGGTGGTCCAGGGATGGTGATGCTGATCGAGCCACTGCGTGCCTGCCTTGAAGCAGTACGGGCAGCAGATCCTCAACCAGCGCCCTTGATTTATCTCAGTCCGCAAGGTGTCCTGCTGAACCAGTCCCGCGCGAG encodes:
- a CDS encoding alpha-L-fucosidase, translated to MTQSSLFASLRVLIGFCLAALICPVAIAQNVAVMKPSPQQIAWQDLEFGVIVHFNPNTWLDQEWGDGSASPKVFNPMHVDPGQWARAAKAAGAKYLILVAKHHDGFALWPTAQSEYSVKNSPWMGGKGDVVKLTAAAVRQQGMGFGIYLSPWDRHEPKYANVDAYNQFYAAQLVELASHYGPLTEWWLDGAGSAGHEYDFDKYLEQLRTYQPNTMVFADTALFKYGDIRWVGNEAGVIEGENWNVIDRHGDLRWRPVEVDTPLHRLEWFWHPNNERTLKSVDELLAIWEKSVGRGGQLVLGIAPDTRGLLPEADVKRLQAMGVAIQACYGAGKNLVPVHLKNHQAIVAAVDGDVDTFWSAPHGSHSAMLELHFKQPITFDTSLTMEWLNDGQLVQKYAIEVWQKGKWVRVAQAQAIGKMKIDHFGSLTASRVRLNILSSADAAHIREFQLFNIGNSRAAH
- the rpsP gene encoding 30S ribosomal protein S16, translating into MVKIRLTRGGAKKRPFYQIIVTDSRNKRDGRNIERVGHYNPVAQGAESRVVLNMARVEHWVRNGAQLTDKVRSLLKEVSKTQATAA
- the rimM gene encoding ribosome maturation factor RimM (Essential for efficient processing of 16S rRNA); this translates as MKDNERRILLGRVVGGFGLRGEIKIESWTEPRDAIFRYQPWLLRSPTGTESMLNGARGYETGKRLIATFPGINDRNGVEAICGTEIYVPRSALPPPHPDEYYWVDLEGLQVHTLEGVVLGSVSHLFSNGANDVIVIHGERERLIPFVQPDYVKSVDFEAERIVVDWDPEF